A genome region from Hippopotamus amphibius kiboko isolate mHipAmp2 chromosome 1, mHipAmp2.hap2, whole genome shotgun sequence includes the following:
- the GJA8 gene encoding gap junction alpha-8 protein: MGDWSFLGNILEEVNEHSTVIGRVWLTVLFIFRILILGTAAEFVWGDEQSDFVCNTQQPGCENVCYDEAFPISHIRLWVLQIIFVSTPSLVYVGHAVHHIRMEEKRKEREAEELCQQSLGNGGERAPPAADQGSIKKSSGSSKGTAKKFRLEGTLLRTYVCHIIFKTLFEVGFIVGHYFLYGFRILPLYRCSRWPCPNVVDCFVSRPTEKTIFILFMLSVASVSLFLNILEMSHLGLKGIRSAFKRPVEQPLGEIPEKSLHSIAVSSIQKAKGYQLLEEEKIVSHYFPLTEVGMVEASPLAAKPFSQFEEQMGTAPLGDLSRAYQETLPSYAQVGAQEGEGEGQPVEAGAEPEVGEKRQEAETGSAEGQETPAVLEGERVETPEVGKDVEEEELTPEKVSKQGLPPEKVPSLCPELPGDDSRPLSRLSKASSRARSDDLTV; encoded by the coding sequence ATGGGTGACTGGAGTTTCCTGGGGAACATCTTGGAGGAGGTGAATGAGCACTCCACGGTCATCGGCCGCGTGTGGCTCACGGTGCTTTTCATCTTCCGGATCCTAATCCTTGGCACGGCCGCCGAGTTCGTGTGGGGGGATGAGCAGTCCGACTTCGTGTGCAACACCCAGCAACCAGGTTGCGAGAACGTCTGCTACGACGAGGCCTTCCCCATCTCCCACATCCGCCTCTGGGTCCTGCAGATCATCTTCGTCTCCACGCCGTCTCTGGTGTACGTGGGGCACGCGGTGCACCACATCCGCATGGAGGAGAAGCGCAAGGAGCGCGAGGCCGAGGAGCTGTGCCAGCAGTCGCTGGGCAACGGCGGCGAGAGGGCGCCCCCCGCGGCGGACCAGGGGAGCATCAAGAAGAGCAGCGGCAGCAGCAAAGGCACCGCCAAGAAGTTCCGGCTGGAGGGGACCCTGCTGAGGACCTACGTCTGCCACATCATCTTCAAGACCCTCTTTGAGGTGGGCTTCATCGTGGGCCACTACTTCCTGTACGGTTTCCGGATCCTGCCCCTCTATCGCTGCAGCCGGTGGCCCTGCCCCAATGTGGTGGACTGCTTCGTGTCGCGGCCCACCGAAAAGACCATCTTCATCCTGTTCATGCTGTCGGTGGCCTCTGTGTCCCTCTTCCTCAATATTCTGGAGATGAGTCACCTGGGCCTGAAGGGAATCCGATCTGCCTTCAAGAGGCCAGTGGAGCAGCCGCTGGGGGAGATTCCTGAGAAGTCCCTCCACTCCATTGCTGTCTCCTCCATCCAGAAGGCCAAGGGCTACCAGCTCCTCGAAGAAGAGAAAATCGTGTCCCACTATTTCCCTTTGACTGAGGTCGGGATGGTGGAGGCCAGCCCACTTGCTGCCAAGCCTTTCAGTCAGTTCGAGGAGCAGATGGGCACGGCCCCCCTAGGGGACTTGTCCAGGGCCTACCAAGAGACGCTGCCTTCCTATGCGCAGGTGGGAgcccaggagggggagggggaggggcagcccgTGGAGGCGGGAGCAGAGCCAGAGGTGGGCgagaagaggcaggaggcagagacagGGAGCGCGGAAGGCCAGGAGACCCCGGCTGTGCTGGAGGGGGAGAGAGTGGAGACCCCGGAAGTGGGGAAGGATGTTGAGGAAGAAGAGCTGACGCCGGAGAAGGTATCAAAGCAAGGGCTGCCGCCTGAGAAGGTGCCTTCGCTGTGTCCAGAGCTGCCGGGGGATGACAGCAGACCCCTGAGCAGGCTGAGCAAAGCCAGCAGCCGGGCCAGGTCAGATGATCTAACCGTATGA